Proteins encoded together in one Penaeus vannamei isolate JL-2024 chromosome 11, ASM4276789v1, whole genome shotgun sequence window:
- the LOC138863170 gene encoding alkylglycerol monooxygenase-like: MPSLLQRLGTLFYIVSPKSTSFEKKEDVPNFINEAVPLFVAMLALEWALLWRQGRRARINDAITSSGHGLVYETSKILSRGAELFAYDWLYRHRVVDLDWDSPVTWFTAALGVDFGFYWFHRATHETTLGWAAHQVHHSSQEYNLSTALRQSIFQRAFWVFFYNPLALLGIPLPALLVHIQFNLLYQFWIHTEAVGKLGPLEWVLNTPSHHRVHHGANKYCLDKNYGGILVIWDRLFGTFAEERDSEKIIYGLVDQPQSLNVLWLQVYYYSEVFKKAKSMNTWGDTLKALFNGPGWHPGTSRLGDPSASLNVQADRAKYDPRLPMWQEVYVVLQYFLALFLQQVLIAKLSTSSWAGILLSSTFILLSVGLIGALYDGWRWAPLAETGRCVAYVAYALGTPVSKSTFLDACLVVYFTLSALVWMAYSLKVLIKSSKEVAKTE, translated from the exons ATGCCTTCCTTACTTCAGCGTCTTGGAACTTTGTTTTACATTGTGAGTCCGAAAAGCACTTCATTcgagaaaaaagaggatgttCCTAATTTCATCAATGAG GCTGTTCCTCTCTTCGTCGCGATGCTAGCCCTGGAGTGGGCCCTCCTCTGGCGCCAGGGGAGAAGGGCACGCATCAATGACGCGATCACGTCCTCAGGACATGGCCTCGTTTACGAAACCAGCAA AATTTTATCCCGAGGTGCTGAGCTCTTCGCATATGACTGGCTCTATCGGCACAGAGTGGTTGATCTAGACTGGGACTCACCTGTGACGTGGTTTACAGCTGCCTTAGGAGTAGACTTTGGTTTCTATTGGTTTCACCGCGCCACCCATG AAACAACCCTCGGTTGGGCGGCTCACCAAGTCCACCATTCGTCCCAAGAATACAACCTCTCCACCGCCCTCCGCCAGTCCATCTTCCAGCGAGCCTTCTGGGTCTTCTTCTACAACCCTCTCGCTCTCCTGGGGATTCCGCTCCCTGCCCTGCTCGTCCACATCCAGTTTAATCTCCTCTACCAGTTTTGGATTCACACGGAAGCGGTCGGGAAGCTTGGGCCGTTGGAATGGGTGCTCAACACGCCGTCGCACCATCGGGTTCATCACG GAGCCAACAAATACTGTTTAGACAAGAACTACGGCGGAATTCTGGTCATCTGGGATCGACTGTTCGGAACCTTTGCAGAAGAGCGAGACAGCGAGAAGATAATATACGGGTTGGTCGACCAGCCTCAGTCCCTTAATGTTCTTTGGCTCCAG GTGTACTATTATTCTGAAGTCTTCAAAAAGGCAAAGAGCATGAACACTTGGGGTGACACGTTAAAAGCTCTTTTCAACGGGCCCGGTTGGCACCCTGGCACCTCTCGCTTGGGTGATCCCAGCGCTTCTCTAAACGTCCAGGCGGATAGAGCCAAGTACGATCCCCGACTCCCCATGTGGCAAGAGGTCTATGTTGTATTGCAGTATTTCCTTGCGCTCTTCCTGCAGCAGGTTCTTATAGCAAAGTTATCG ACGTCCTCGTGGGCAGGCATCCTCCTGTCCTCAACCTTCATTCTACTCTCCGTCGGACTCATCGGTGCCCTGTACGACGGCTGGCGGTGGGCGCCCCTCGCCGAGACGGGTCGTTGCGTCGCCTATGTAGCCTACGCCCTCGGTACGCCTGTCTCAAAGAGCACATTCTTGGATGCTTGTCTGGTGGTTTATTTTACTCTGTCGGCGCTGGTGTGGATGGCTTATAGTTTAAAGGTTCTCATCAAAAGTTCTAAGGAAGTGGCGAAGACAGAGTGA